A genomic stretch from Mastacembelus armatus chromosome 12, fMasArm1.2, whole genome shotgun sequence includes:
- the tnca gene encoding tenascin isoform X8, with amino-acid sequence MGARSLLGCLLLTALLSLSHAGLVKKILRHRRQTLASPQEHNITLPSTNHPVVFNHVYNINVPASSLCSVNLDAPESTQLQPKDAPVSSGQHITEHTADGENQIVFTHRINIPRQACGCTEDLPGLKDLMSRLEMLEGEVSALRDQCSAGGTCCSAQVTGEVGTKPFCSGHGNYSAETCGCVCEPGWKGANCTEPECPSNCQDRGRCVDGKCECFKGFTGDDCALKICPVDCGAHGQCVGGICVCSDGFFGEDCSQTKCLNNCQGRGRCDDGDCVCDEPWTGFDCSELICPKDCYDRGRCVNGTCYCDEGFTGEDCGESTCPSNCHGNGFCLNGKCVCSVGYGGEDCSQLTCLNDCSGRGTCYNWMCICDTGYQGEDCSQLACLNNCNNRGQCINGQCACDVGFQGDDCSELSCPSNCLERGRCVNGQCVCEEGFAGEDCSIKICPSNCYGRGACVDGSCVCHTGFTGEDCGELSCPNNCQNRGRCLDGQCVCDEGFTGEDCSHKACPNDCLAQGHCVDGKCICQEGFSGEDCAVIACPDNCNNRGRCVNGRCTCESGYEGESCADLSCLNNCQNKGHCVNGQCVCDEGYIGEDCSEVSPPKDLTVGEVTSDTVDLSWNNEMLVTEYLVTYVPTSPGGLLQEITVSGDKTSATVKELEPGIEYMINVYAVLSNKRSVPVSARVATVLPQPEGLRFKSVRETSVEVMWDQLDFPFDGWEIYFRNTKEENGKVMSTLPSSQTQFIQSGLGPGQEYEVSINIIKNNTRGPQTSKTVTTRIAGPQQVQVKDVTDSAALVSWSQSVAPMDRATMFYHPTSDPSDETSVDISPPDKQYSIDGLKPDTEYTVSLISRSGDLTSDPVTTTFTTALDAPKHLQAVSQTDNSITLEWTNSQADVGSYRVKYSPISGETHGEEVFPQRPGDTTRATITGLKAGTEYGIGVTAVKNERESLPATTNAATDIDPPRGFEKSESTETSLTVRWQKPQAKVSGYRLVYVPRDGQVEEVEIPATATSYVLSNLTPGMSYTLTLTAERGHKRSTPVTLPASTEELKPRVVNLTISDITWDGFTASWSPVGGEFDSFVIEVTNLDNFVESQNLTLSGGAFSLGISGLNSNTSYMVGLYGMYQGSILEPVYSEATTGLSNPRGLHFTEVTDSTAVVHWSMPLSAVDNYRIIYVPFEGGSPMSVTVDGDVFEALLRNMIPGKTYQVTVSAVKGLEESDPSTDTVTTALDRPHGLTAVNVTDTSALLLWQPCVATVDGYIITYSADLVSPVVEHVSGNIVEFEMGSLVPGTHYTVGVHAMKQAQKSDPAVTEFTTDVDPPRDLTATNVQTDSATLTWKPPQAAVTGYTLTFSSSDGIIREVVLSPTASSYSMAQLTGSTEYTVRLQARAGAQTSRHITTVFTTVGQLYRRPKDCAQLFLNGETTSGLYTIYVGGEESQPIQVYCDMTTDGGGWLVFLRRQNGKLEFFRNWKNYTAGFGNMNDEFWLGLANLHKITSSGYYELRVDLRDNGESAYAQYDKFTIAEPRTRYKVYIGAYSGTAGDSMTYHQGRPFSTYDNDNDIAVTNCALSYKGAFWYKNCHRVNLMGKYGDNSHSKGINWFHWKGHEHSIGFAEMKIRPANFRNFESRKKRS; translated from the exons AGTTGGAACAAAGCCTTTCTGCAGTGGTCATGGAAACTACAGTGCTGAAACCTGTGGCTGTGTATGTGAGCCTGGCTGGAAAGGAGCCAACTGCACTGAGCCTGAGTGTCCCAGTAACTGCCAGGACCGGGGCCGCTGCGTGGATGGAAAGTGTGAGTGCTTCAAGGGCTTCACCGGAGATGACTGTGCACTCAAGATCTGCCCTGTGGACTGTGGAGCGCATGGCCAGTGTGTGGGCGGCATTTGCGTCTGCTCAGATGGTTTTTTCGGTGAAGATTGTTCTCAGACCAAGTGTCTCAACAACTGCCAAGGCCGTGGTCGCTGTGATGATGGAGACTGCGTGTGTGATGAACCCTGGACCGGCTTTGACTGCTCTGAACTCATTTGCCCCAAAGACTGTTACGACCGCGGTCGCTGTGTTAACGGCACCTGCTACTGTGATGAGGGATTCACTGGGGAGGACTGTGGGGAAAGCACATGTCCCAGCAACTGCCATGGTAACGGGTTCTGCCTGAatggcaagtgtgtgtgcagcgtGGGCTACGGCGGAGAGGACTGCTCTCAGCTCACCTGCCTCAACGACTGTAGTGGCAGAGGTACGTGCTACAACTGGATGTGTATCTGTGACACAGGCTACCAAGGAGAAGACTGCAGCCAGTTAGCATGTCTGAACAACTGTAACAACAGAGGCCAGTGCATAAATGGACAGTGTGCATGTGACGTTGGCTTCCAGGGAGATGATTGCTCTGAGCTTTCCTGTCCCAGCAACTGCCTGGAAAGAGGGCGCTGCGTTAACGGCCAGTGTGTGTGCGAAGAAGGCTTCGCTGGCGAGGACTGCAGCATCAAGATCTGCCCCTCAAACTGCTACGGCCGTGGTGCGTGTGTTGATGGAAGTTGCGTGTGTCACACAGGCTTCACTGGAGAGGACTGTGGGGAACTGAGCTGTCCTAACAACTGCCAAAACCGTGGCCGCTGCCTCGATGgccagtgtgtctgtgatgaAGGCTTCACTGGGGAAGACTGCAGTCACAAAGCCTGTCCCAACGACTGCCTGGCCCAGGGTCACTGTGTCGACGGCAAGTGCATCTGTCAGGAAGGCTTCTCTGGAGAGGACTGTGCTGTGATTGCTTGCCCAGATAACTGCAACAACAGGGGGCGCTGCGTCAATGGCAGGTGCACATGTGAGAGTGGATATGAAGGAGAAAGCTGTGCAGACCTGAGCTGCCTCAACAACTGTCAAAACAAAGGCCACTGTGTGAAtggtcagtgtgtctgtgatgaGGGATACATTGGTGAGGACTGCTCAGAAG tgtctCCTCCAAAGGACCTTACAGTTGGTGAGGTCACCAGTGATACAGTAGATCTGTCCTGGAACAACGAGATGCTGGTGACGGAGTATCTTGTGACGTATGTGCCCACTAGTCCTGGTGGTCTTCTCCAGGAGATCACTGTGTCTGGAGACAAAACCTCCGCCACTGTCAAAGAGCTTGAACCTGGCATAGAGTATATGATCAATGTCTATGCTGTGCTGAGCAACAAGCGGAGTGTCCCTGTCAGTGCGAGAGTGGCCACAG TTCTCCCACAGCCAGAGGGTTTAAGATTCAAGTCAGTGAGGGAGACCTCAGTAGAGGTAATGTGGGACCAGCTGGACTTCCCCTTTGATGGCTGGGAGATCTATTTCCGCAATACG aaagaagaaaatggaaaagtcATGAGCACCCTTCCATCCTCTCAAACCCAGTTTATCCAGTCAGGCCTTGGACCAGGACAGGAGTACGAAGTCTCCATCAACATTATCAAGAACAACACCAGAGGACCCCAGACATCCAAAACAGTCACTACCA GGATTGCTGGCCCCCAGCAGGTGCAGGTGAAGGATGTAACGGACTCCGCAGCTCTTGTCAGCTGGTCTCAGTCAGTGGCTCCAATGGACAGAGCCACCATGTTTTACCACCCCACCTCTGACCCCTCAGATGAAACCAGTGTGGACATTTCCCCTCCAGACAAACAGTACAGCATTGACGGTTTGAAGCCAGACACTGAGTACACAGTGTCGCTCATCTCCAGGAGTGGAGACCTCACCAGTGACCCTGTTACCACCACATTCACAACAG ccTTGGATGCCCCCAAGCACCTGCAGGCTGTGTCCCAGACAGACAACAGCATCACTCTGGAGTGGACTAACAGTCAAGCTGATGTTGGCAGCTATCGGGTGAAATACAGCCCCATCTCTGGAGAGACTCATGGTGAAGAAGTGTTCCCACAAAGACCAGGAGACACCACAAGAGCCACTATCACTG GGCTAAAGGCTGGAACAGAGTATGGCATCGGTGTGACTGCTGTGAAAAATGAGAGGGAGAGTCTCCCCGCTACTACAAATGCAGCAACTG ATATTGATCCTCCAAGAGGTTTTGAGAAAAGTGAGTCGACAGAGACCTCCCTGACTGTAAGGTGGCAGAAACCTCAAGCTAAGGTCAGTGGGTACAGGCTGGTGTACGTCCCCAGAGATGGccaggtggaggaggtggagatcCCGGCCACAGCGACTAGCTATGTCTTATCCAACCTGACTCCCGGAATGAGCTACACCCtgactttgactgcagagaggGGCCACAAGAGGAGCACACCTGTCACCTTACCTGCATCCACAG AGGAGCTGAAGCCCAGGGTGGTGAACCTCACCATCTCTGACATTACATGGGACGGCTTCACTGCGTCCTGGAGCCCCGTGGGTGGGGAATTTGACAGCTTTGTCATTGAGGTAACAAACTTGGACAATTTCGTTGAAAGCCAGAACCTCACTCTCTCTGGAGGCGCCTTCAGCCTGGGCATCTCTGGGCTGAATTCCAACACCAGCTACATGGTTGGCCTGTATGGGATGTATCAGGGCTCCATCCTTGAACCTGTGTACAGTGAAGCCACTACAG GATTGAGCAATCCCAGAGGGCTTCACTTCACTGAGGTGACTGACTCCACAGCTGTCGTTCACTGGTCCATGCCTCTCTCTGCTGTGGATAACTACCGCATCATCTATGTGCCCTTTGAAGGAG GAAGTCCAATGTCAGTGACTGTGGATGGCGACGTGTTTGAGGCTTTGCTGCGCAACATGATCCCTGGCAAGACGTACCAAGTGACCGTCAGTGCCGTGAAGGGTCTGGAGGAGAGTGACCCCAGCACTGACACTGTAACCACAG CTTTGGACAGGCCTCATGGTCTGACTGCAGTTAACGTCACTGACACTTCAGCGCTGCTGCTGTGGCAGCCATGTGTGGCCACTGTTGATGGCTACATCATCACCTACAGTGCTGATTTAG TGTCCCCAGTGGTGGAGCATGTTTCTGGCAACATTGTGGAGTTTGAGATGGGCTCCCTGGTTCCAGGAACCCACTACACCGTTGGAGTTCATGCTATGAAACAAGCTCAGAAGAGTGACCCTGCTGTTACTGAATTCACCACCG ATGTGGACCCTCCTCGGGATCTGACAGCAACCAACGTCCAAACTGACAGTGCTACTCTCACATGGAAACCTCCACAAGCTGCTGTCACTGGTTACACACTCACCTTCTCTTCTTCTGATGGTATAATCAGG GAAGTGGTGCTAAGCCCAACAGCCTCCTCTTACAGCATGGCTCAGCTGACCGGCTCCACAGAGTACACCGTCAGACTGCAGGCCAGAGCCGGAGCCCAGACGAGTCGCCACATAACCACAGTCTTCACCACCG TTGGACAGTTGTACAGGCGCCCCAAGGACTGTGCTCAGCTCTTCCTGAACGGAGAGACGACCTCTGGTCTGTACACCATCtatgtgggaggagaggagagccaGCCCATCCAGGTTTACTGTGACATGACCACAGATGGTGGAGGATGGCTG GTTTTCCTCAGACGCCAGAATGGAAAGCTGGAATTCTTCAGGAACTGGAAGAACTACACCGCTGGCTTCGGTAACATGAATGATGAGTTCTGGCTGG GTCTCGCCAACCTTCATAAAATCACATCTTCTGGTTATTATGAGCTGCGAGTGGATTTGAGGGACAACGGGGAATCGGCCTACGCTCAATATGACAAGTTCACGATTGCAGAGCCAAGAACACGCTATAAAGTCTATATAGGAGCATATAGTGGAACAGCAG GTGACTCCATGACCTACCACCAGGGTCGACCCTTCTCCACCTACGACAATGATAATGATATTGCTGTCACCAACTGCGCCCTGTCCTACAAAGGAGCCTTTTGGTATAAAAACTGTCATCGTGTCAACCTCATGGGGAAATATGGTGACAACAGTCACAGCAAG GGGATCAACTGGTTCCACTGGAAGGGCCACGAACACTCTATTGGATTTGCAGAGATGAAGATCAGGCCGGCCAACTTCAGAAATTTTGAGAGCAGAAAAAAACGATCATAG
- the tnca gene encoding tenascin isoform X5, whose amino-acid sequence MGARSLLGCLLLTALLSLSHAGLVKKILRHRRQTLASPQEHNITLPSTNHPVVFNHVYNINVPASSLCSVNLDAPESTQLQPKDAPVSSGQHITEHTADGENQIVFTHRINIPRQACGCTEDLPGLKDLMSRLEMLEGEVSALRDQCSAGGTCCSAQVTGEVGTKPFCSGHGNYSAETCGCVCEPGWKGANCTEPECPSNCQDRGRCVDGKCECFKGFTGDDCALKICPVDCGAHGQCVGGICVCSDGFFGEDCSQTKCLNNCQGRGRCDDGDCVCDEPWTGFDCSELICPKDCYDRGRCVNGTCYCDEGFTGEDCGESTCPSNCHGNGFCLNGKCVCSVGYGGEDCSQLTCLNDCSGRGTCYNWMCICDTGYQGEDCSQLACLNNCNNRGQCINGQCACDVGFQGDDCSELSCPSNCLERGRCVNGQCVCEEGFAGEDCSIKICPSNCYGRGACVDGSCVCHTGFTGEDCGELSCPNNCQNRGRCLDGQCVCDEGFTGEDCSHKACPNDCLAQGHCVDGKCICQEGFSGEDCAVIACPDNCNNRGRCVNGRCTCESGYEGESCADLSCLNNCQNKGHCVNGQCVCDEGYIGEDCSEVSPPKDLTVGEVTSDTVDLSWNNEMLVTEYLVTYVPTSPGGLLQEITVSGDKTSATVKELEPGIEYMINVYAVLSNKRSVPVSARVATVLPQPEGLRFKSVRETSVEVMWDQLDFPFDGWEIYFRNTKEENGKVMSTLPSSQTQFIQSGLGPGQEYEVSINIIKNNTRGPQTSKTVTTRIAGPQQVQVKDVTDSAALVSWSQSVAPMDRATMFYHPTSDPSDETSVDISPPDKQYSIDGLKPDTEYTVSLISRSGDLTSDPVTTTFTTALDAPKHLQAVSQTDNSITLEWTNSQADVGSYRVKYSPISGETHGEEVFPQRPGDTTRATITGLKAGTEYGIGVTAVKNERESLPATTNAATDIDPPRGFEKSESTETSLTVRWQKPQAKVSGYRLVYVPRDGQVEEVEIPATATSYVLSNLTPGMSYTLTLTAERGHKRSTPVTLPASTASFTFYLADSDDRELTTPPGSEDNVISFVYLDPSESHFSGTVPEDEHGRLTISGITSDGFTLSWRLNAHSVYDSFTIEYRDTHFLDVSEVQLPGDATGSRIEGLKASTEYQIKLYGVTSSQRSAVLEAVAVTAPKPTSPDVLMLSIIDPPATPQSAVENEAIQNPDPLRPVNPENPSTTDTDLLTSLVESESPNLDVLGDLKVTNVTSTSVILAWSAPDDTFDSFLVELSVLSGMAKPRVTTLPGSVRKAEIEDLSPSTHYNITLQGLVQGRQSLPLKAFAATEELKPRVVNLTISDITWDGFTASWSPVGGEFDSFVIEVTNLDNFVESQNLTLSGGAFSLGISGLNSNTSYMVGLYGMYQGSILEPVYSEATTGLSNPRGLHFTEVTDSTAVVHWSMPLSAVDNYRIIYVPFEGGSPMSVTVDGDVFEALLRNMIPGKTYQVTVSAVKGLEESDPSTDTVTTALDRPHGLTAVNVTDTSALLLWQPCVATVDGYIITYSADLVSPVVEHVSGNIVEFEMGSLVPGTHYTVGVHAMKQAQKSDPAVTEFTTDVDPPRDLTATNVQTDSATLTWKPPQAAVTGYTLTFSSSDGIIREVVLSPTASSYSMAQLTGSTEYTVRLQARAGAQTSRHITTVFTTVGQLYRRPKDCAQLFLNGETTSGLYTIYVGGEESQPIQVYCDMTTDGGGWLVFLRRQNGKLEFFRNWKNYTAGFGNMNDEFWLGLANLHKITSSGYYELRVDLRDNGESAYAQYDKFTIAEPRTRYKVYIGAYSGTAGDSMTYHQGRPFSTYDNDNDIAVTNCALSYKGAFWYKNCHRVNLMGKYGDNSHSKGINWFHWKGHEHSIGFAEMKIRPANFRNFESRKKRS is encoded by the exons AGTTGGAACAAAGCCTTTCTGCAGTGGTCATGGAAACTACAGTGCTGAAACCTGTGGCTGTGTATGTGAGCCTGGCTGGAAAGGAGCCAACTGCACTGAGCCTGAGTGTCCCAGTAACTGCCAGGACCGGGGCCGCTGCGTGGATGGAAAGTGTGAGTGCTTCAAGGGCTTCACCGGAGATGACTGTGCACTCAAGATCTGCCCTGTGGACTGTGGAGCGCATGGCCAGTGTGTGGGCGGCATTTGCGTCTGCTCAGATGGTTTTTTCGGTGAAGATTGTTCTCAGACCAAGTGTCTCAACAACTGCCAAGGCCGTGGTCGCTGTGATGATGGAGACTGCGTGTGTGATGAACCCTGGACCGGCTTTGACTGCTCTGAACTCATTTGCCCCAAAGACTGTTACGACCGCGGTCGCTGTGTTAACGGCACCTGCTACTGTGATGAGGGATTCACTGGGGAGGACTGTGGGGAAAGCACATGTCCCAGCAACTGCCATGGTAACGGGTTCTGCCTGAatggcaagtgtgtgtgcagcgtGGGCTACGGCGGAGAGGACTGCTCTCAGCTCACCTGCCTCAACGACTGTAGTGGCAGAGGTACGTGCTACAACTGGATGTGTATCTGTGACACAGGCTACCAAGGAGAAGACTGCAGCCAGTTAGCATGTCTGAACAACTGTAACAACAGAGGCCAGTGCATAAATGGACAGTGTGCATGTGACGTTGGCTTCCAGGGAGATGATTGCTCTGAGCTTTCCTGTCCCAGCAACTGCCTGGAAAGAGGGCGCTGCGTTAACGGCCAGTGTGTGTGCGAAGAAGGCTTCGCTGGCGAGGACTGCAGCATCAAGATCTGCCCCTCAAACTGCTACGGCCGTGGTGCGTGTGTTGATGGAAGTTGCGTGTGTCACACAGGCTTCACTGGAGAGGACTGTGGGGAACTGAGCTGTCCTAACAACTGCCAAAACCGTGGCCGCTGCCTCGATGgccagtgtgtctgtgatgaAGGCTTCACTGGGGAAGACTGCAGTCACAAAGCCTGTCCCAACGACTGCCTGGCCCAGGGTCACTGTGTCGACGGCAAGTGCATCTGTCAGGAAGGCTTCTCTGGAGAGGACTGTGCTGTGATTGCTTGCCCAGATAACTGCAACAACAGGGGGCGCTGCGTCAATGGCAGGTGCACATGTGAGAGTGGATATGAAGGAGAAAGCTGTGCAGACCTGAGCTGCCTCAACAACTGTCAAAACAAAGGCCACTGTGTGAAtggtcagtgtgtctgtgatgaGGGATACATTGGTGAGGACTGCTCAGAAG tgtctCCTCCAAAGGACCTTACAGTTGGTGAGGTCACCAGTGATACAGTAGATCTGTCCTGGAACAACGAGATGCTGGTGACGGAGTATCTTGTGACGTATGTGCCCACTAGTCCTGGTGGTCTTCTCCAGGAGATCACTGTGTCTGGAGACAAAACCTCCGCCACTGTCAAAGAGCTTGAACCTGGCATAGAGTATATGATCAATGTCTATGCTGTGCTGAGCAACAAGCGGAGTGTCCCTGTCAGTGCGAGAGTGGCCACAG TTCTCCCACAGCCAGAGGGTTTAAGATTCAAGTCAGTGAGGGAGACCTCAGTAGAGGTAATGTGGGACCAGCTGGACTTCCCCTTTGATGGCTGGGAGATCTATTTCCGCAATACG aaagaagaaaatggaaaagtcATGAGCACCCTTCCATCCTCTCAAACCCAGTTTATCCAGTCAGGCCTTGGACCAGGACAGGAGTACGAAGTCTCCATCAACATTATCAAGAACAACACCAGAGGACCCCAGACATCCAAAACAGTCACTACCA GGATTGCTGGCCCCCAGCAGGTGCAGGTGAAGGATGTAACGGACTCCGCAGCTCTTGTCAGCTGGTCTCAGTCAGTGGCTCCAATGGACAGAGCCACCATGTTTTACCACCCCACCTCTGACCCCTCAGATGAAACCAGTGTGGACATTTCCCCTCCAGACAAACAGTACAGCATTGACGGTTTGAAGCCAGACACTGAGTACACAGTGTCGCTCATCTCCAGGAGTGGAGACCTCACCAGTGACCCTGTTACCACCACATTCACAACAG ccTTGGATGCCCCCAAGCACCTGCAGGCTGTGTCCCAGACAGACAACAGCATCACTCTGGAGTGGACTAACAGTCAAGCTGATGTTGGCAGCTATCGGGTGAAATACAGCCCCATCTCTGGAGAGACTCATGGTGAAGAAGTGTTCCCACAAAGACCAGGAGACACCACAAGAGCCACTATCACTG GGCTAAAGGCTGGAACAGAGTATGGCATCGGTGTGACTGCTGTGAAAAATGAGAGGGAGAGTCTCCCCGCTACTACAAATGCAGCAACTG ATATTGATCCTCCAAGAGGTTTTGAGAAAAGTGAGTCGACAGAGACCTCCCTGACTGTAAGGTGGCAGAAACCTCAAGCTAAGGTCAGTGGGTACAGGCTGGTGTACGTCCCCAGAGATGGccaggtggaggaggtggagatcCCGGCCACAGCGACTAGCTATGTCTTATCCAACCTGACTCCCGGAATGAGCTACACCCtgactttgactgcagagaggGGCCACAAGAGGAGCACACCTGTCACCTTACCTGCATCCACAG cctctttcacattttatttagctGACTCTGATGACCGTGAGCTAACGACTCCTCCAGGCTCGGAGGACAATGTCATTAGCTTTGTGTATCTAGACCCCTCTGAGTCCCACTTCTCTGGGACGGTGCCTGAGGATGAGCATGGAAGGCTTACTATTTCAGGCATCACATCTGATGGATTCACCCTCTCATGGAGACTAAATGCTCACAGTGTCTATGATAGTTTCACAATAGAATATAGAGACACTCACTTTTTGGATGTGAGTGAGGTCCAGCTTCCTGGAGATGCCACTGGGTCTAGAATTGAAGGCCTGAAGGCATCGACAGAATATCAAATAAAACTTTATGGAGTAACAAGTAGCCAGAGATCTGCAGTACTTGAAGCTGTTGCAGTCACAG CACCTAAGCCTACCTCTCCAGATGTTCTTATGCTGAGCATCATAGATCCTCCAGCAACCCCTCAGTCTGCTGTGGAAAATGAAGCAATTCAAAACCCAGATCCCCTCCGTCCTGTAAACCCCGAGAATCCATCCACCACTGATACTGATCTCTTGACCTCTCTGGTTGAATCTGAAAGCCCAAACCTGGATGTTCTGGGGGACCTGAAAGTAACAAATGTAACTTCCACTAGTGTAATCCTGGCTTGGTCAGCACCTGATGACACATTCGATAGCTTTTTGGTGGAGCTCAGTGTTTTATCAGGCATGGCAAAACCTCGTGTGACCACACTACCAGGAAGTGTGAGAAAAGCAGAGATAGAGGATTTGTCCCCCTCTACACACTATAATATTACATTGCAAGGGCTGGTGCAAGGAAGGCAGTCTTTACCTCTCAAAGCTTTTGCTGCTACAG AGGAGCTGAAGCCCAGGGTGGTGAACCTCACCATCTCTGACATTACATGGGACGGCTTCACTGCGTCCTGGAGCCCCGTGGGTGGGGAATTTGACAGCTTTGTCATTGAGGTAACAAACTTGGACAATTTCGTTGAAAGCCAGAACCTCACTCTCTCTGGAGGCGCCTTCAGCCTGGGCATCTCTGGGCTGAATTCCAACACCAGCTACATGGTTGGCCTGTATGGGATGTATCAGGGCTCCATCCTTGAACCTGTGTACAGTGAAGCCACTACAG GATTGAGCAATCCCAGAGGGCTTCACTTCACTGAGGTGACTGACTCCACAGCTGTCGTTCACTGGTCCATGCCTCTCTCTGCTGTGGATAACTACCGCATCATCTATGTGCCCTTTGAAGGAG GAAGTCCAATGTCAGTGACTGTGGATGGCGACGTGTTTGAGGCTTTGCTGCGCAACATGATCCCTGGCAAGACGTACCAAGTGACCGTCAGTGCCGTGAAGGGTCTGGAGGAGAGTGACCCCAGCACTGACACTGTAACCACAG CTTTGGACAGGCCTCATGGTCTGACTGCAGTTAACGTCACTGACACTTCAGCGCTGCTGCTGTGGCAGCCATGTGTGGCCACTGTTGATGGCTACATCATCACCTACAGTGCTGATTTAG TGTCCCCAGTGGTGGAGCATGTTTCTGGCAACATTGTGGAGTTTGAGATGGGCTCCCTGGTTCCAGGAACCCACTACACCGTTGGAGTTCATGCTATGAAACAAGCTCAGAAGAGTGACCCTGCTGTTACTGAATTCACCACCG ATGTGGACCCTCCTCGGGATCTGACAGCAACCAACGTCCAAACTGACAGTGCTACTCTCACATGGAAACCTCCACAAGCTGCTGTCACTGGTTACACACTCACCTTCTCTTCTTCTGATGGTATAATCAGG GAAGTGGTGCTAAGCCCAACAGCCTCCTCTTACAGCATGGCTCAGCTGACCGGCTCCACAGAGTACACCGTCAGACTGCAGGCCAGAGCCGGAGCCCAGACGAGTCGCCACATAACCACAGTCTTCACCACCG TTGGACAGTTGTACAGGCGCCCCAAGGACTGTGCTCAGCTCTTCCTGAACGGAGAGACGACCTCTGGTCTGTACACCATCtatgtgggaggagaggagagccaGCCCATCCAGGTTTACTGTGACATGACCACAGATGGTGGAGGATGGCTG GTTTTCCTCAGACGCCAGAATGGAAAGCTGGAATTCTTCAGGAACTGGAAGAACTACACCGCTGGCTTCGGTAACATGAATGATGAGTTCTGGCTGG GTCTCGCCAACCTTCATAAAATCACATCTTCTGGTTATTATGAGCTGCGAGTGGATTTGAGGGACAACGGGGAATCGGCCTACGCTCAATATGACAAGTTCACGATTGCAGAGCCAAGAACACGCTATAAAGTCTATATAGGAGCATATAGTGGAACAGCAG GTGACTCCATGACCTACCACCAGGGTCGACCCTTCTCCACCTACGACAATGATAATGATATTGCTGTCACCAACTGCGCCCTGTCCTACAAAGGAGCCTTTTGGTATAAAAACTGTCATCGTGTCAACCTCATGGGGAAATATGGTGACAACAGTCACAGCAAG GGGATCAACTGGTTCCACTGGAAGGGCCACGAACACTCTATTGGATTTGCAGAGATGAAGATCAGGCCGGCCAACTTCAGAAATTTTGAGAGCAGAAAAAAACGATCATAG